In Pseudomonas sp. ADAK2, the genomic window GGCCCGGGATGCGCAGGCATCGGTGGTCAAGGAAACCCTGGCGGTGTACACCGGCCTTGATGCCGAGCGGGTGTCCCATGTGCTGGTCTGGGCAAATAGCACGGTTTACCAACTGCTGCGCCAAGTGCTGGAGCAGTCCGGGCGCGAGTGGACGGGCACGTTGAGTGACGAGCCGGATCCCACGATCACCTTGCTGGCCGATGTACGGCGGCGCAGCAACGTCGTATTGCAACTTGATCTGAGTGCCACGCTGCTGCAGGACTATCTGCAATATGGCCACAAGGCGTGGCTGGATCAGCTCGACCGGCACGATTTTTCCGTGCGCCCCCTTTACTACCTGACGGCGCTGACCCGGGCGTTTGAACTCGGTGAGCAGCCGGCCGGGAAACTGCTGGATTACCTGCGCGAGGTCAATTCACTGCCGGAGTCGATTTCCGCGGAAGCGCTGGGCATTGCGCAGAAGGCGGCCTCGATCCGCCTGGCCGCGTTTTTCGACTGGAGCGTTGAAGAAGTGCGGGCGTGCGTCACGCATATCGACCCCGAAGAGCGCCTGATAAAAAACCTGATTCAACTGGATCTGTTGATGCGAATCCGCGTGCTGGCGCGGCACACCGGCATGGATGCCTTGACGATCTTCCGGGTAGGCAATTTGCCGGAGACAATTGATACGCCGGTCGATAAAGAGGCTTACCGGCTCGCCGCTGAAAGTGCCTTGCTGAGTCTTACCGAAGCCAGTGCTCCGGCGGCTGCCTACCACGACGAGGTGCCCGAGCCAATCGTCAAGCTGGACTGTCACCCAGACAAGACCAATGTGGTCGCCAACTCCCCGACCGACAAGATCATCTTTACCATGACGCTCACTAACCCCGACGGCACGGTTGTGCCGCACGTCAATGTGCACTGGCAGGACAGCCTCGGCACCATCGAGACGCAAGCGACCGACGAAAACGGCCAGGTCAAGGCCGAGTACGTGGGCAAGGTCTTGGGGCCGCAGCAACTGTTGTACTGGCTGGATCTGATGGAGCCCGAAAAAACCCGGACCATCAACGTCATCCCCGACGTGACCACCCTGACGATGCTGCCGGCATCCATGTCTCTGGTGCCGACGGAGCCAGTGCCGGCGGGCCGGGAATTCGAGCTTTACGGCACCCTGAGGGATCGATACAGGAACCTTGGCAAAGATCAGTTGGTGCGCTGGTTTGTGGAGCCGTTCAGCGGCACGACGGGGTCCGCGACCATCCGGCCGGCACAGGGGCGCAGCAATCAGGAGGGGCTGGCACGGGCCTTTGTCTCCAGCGCCAACGGTGGGCGTTTCAACGTCACCGCGCTCATCGAGAGCGCGGAGGGTTTCGTAGTGTTCGACCCCATCACATTTGCCGGCAATGACACCGAATGACGACGGCCGTATGGCGGTTGGCGCCGACGGGTACAGGAGCAAGGAACATGGCACAGCACAACATTGACGATCTGCTAGAGAAACGCCGTTCTGCCCTGGTCGAGTACTGCATCGGGCAGGTCAGCAAAACCGGCGATGGCCAGTACCGCTTCTTGAGAACGCCGGGGGATCTGTTCGAGCTGCTGCGCCTGGATCCGCTGGACAACTATCCGGTGCAGAGTTCCTGGGTGGCCGAGGCGATCAGTTGCGCCCAACAATTTATCCATGCGGTGTATCGCCAGTTGGAACCGGGCTATGGACAAACGCCGCTCAGCCCGGAGGCTCAGCAGAACTGGGAAAGGAATCTGCAACTCTGGAAGCTGTACAGCAACTACCCGGACTGGGTGGCGGTGACAAAAATCAGGTGCTATCCGGAGAACTACATCACCCCGTTCGTGCGCCAGCGCAAGACCAACCTGTTCAAGGCGCTTGAAAACGACCTGAACCAGACACGCCTCAACAGTGATTCGGTGCAACGGGCCTTGCAGAACTACCTGCAAGGTTTCGAGCAAATCTGCAACCTGGATGTGCTCAGCAGTTACATGGACGGCGCCACGCCGATGCATGCCGACTATTACTTTATCGGCCGCCAGCGCGTGCCGCCGTTCCAGTATTTCTGGCGCAAGGCCGAGATTGAACTCTCTCCGGGCGGCACCGCCATCAATCCGGTGGCGTGGGGGGAATGGCAGGCAGTTGAGATCGGCACGGGCGACCGCGTGCTGGACATTCGCCCGGTGTTTTGGGGCGGACGGTTGTGCGTGCTGTGGGCGCAGTTGCGTGACCAGGTCGTCGAGGTACTCGGCGACGAGACAATCGTGCGTTTGCCATACAAACTCGAGATCAATCTGGCGTTCATGACCCAGAACGGGCAATGGTCGGCACCGTTGAACTTGCACAGCAGCGAGCCTGAGAAGGACTTGTCCACCAACGCTCGGTTGATCGCAACGATAGCGGTTGATGAGCGTCAGCCCAAAGGCATGCTGGGCGTGTTATTGACCAGCTACAACGTGTACGCGATGCGCGATGTGCTGATGCGTCCGGTGCCGGAAGACGACGGCACGTGGCTGAATTATCTGGCGTCCCGTCGCTTCACCAGTACCTTGATTGTGCAGCATCCGTTGTTCGCGAAGAACCAGCCGAAGGTCACCGCTACCGTGGAGGCTGCGGGCTCATTGACAAGTTATTACGGCTTACAGGTGTTGTTTATCAGCGGTAGCGCCGAGGATCGGTTGTTGGTCAGAGGGGTGTGCAAGTCCACTCCGCTTACCCCTGCGAATGCGCTGTTCACATTGACGTTGCTCAATGGGGCCAGCGGTGATCCGAGACCGGTTACTCTGAGCGCGTCGACTGCCGGCGGCTGGTCGACGGCCTGGATGGAGCTCACACGGACGGCAGGCGGTTTTGCTTCGGATGCACAGTTTACATTAGGGGGGACCGCGCCCTATGGCACAAATAGATTTGTCCTGACGATGAGCGGTCTTCCCCGGTTCGTGCCGGCAGCCCTGGAAAAAAACATCGCCAACGCCGCGCAGTTCATCGCCTTCAGGCAGCCCGGAACACTGACCCATGCCCGCTTGAATTCGTTGTTCGGGCCCGAACTGGTGCAACGCGCCCATGTTTCAGTGGATGCCGTCCTGGACTGGGACACGCAATTCCTGCCGGAACCGCGACCTGATTCCGCTCCCCTCGACGAACCGAACGGTGCCTACGACGGTGCCAACGGTTTGTACTTCTGGGAGCTGTCGTTTCACCTGCCGCACCTGGTTGCTACTCGCCTGCGCACCGAAGATCGTTATCAGGAAGCGCAGGACTGGCTGCATTACCTGTTCGACCCTCGGGCACCGGCGGGCGAGGTATCCGTACCGCCGGAAGATACAGACAAACCGGCTTACTGGCGCTGCCGGCCGATAATCAGCGACGGTAACCTGGGCTGTGAAACCCAAATGCCGGCCGATCCGGATGCCATCGGCTACTCGGCGCCCCAGCACTTGCGGATTCTGGTGTTTACCGAGTATGTGAAAAACCTGATTGCCTGGGGCGACTGGTATTACCGCCAACTCACTCGGGACAGTCTGGTGGCGGCCAAGCTGTGCTATGTGCAGGCCGAATTCCTGATGGGAAAACCACCGGTGGCACGGGCGGTGACTGCGTGGGAACCCCTAACAGTCGCTCAACTGCTGGAGTCCAGCAGCACGCGCCCGGCGCTGGAAAAGTTCGAGAAAACCCTGGAGGTTTCCCTGGGCGATATTCCGCCTTCAGCGCCGGCCTCACCCTTGCTCGGCCTGTTGGCCAACGAGCCGTTCAAACTGCCGATCAACGAGCAGTTGCTCGAGCTGTACGACCTGCCTGGCAGGCGTCTGAATAACCTGCGCAACAATCTGACGCTGGATGGCAAGCCGCTGAATACGCCGCTGTTCAGCCCGCCGACCGATCCGAACCAATTGTTGCGTACCCTGGCCGCCGGTGGCGTCGGCGGGCCACGCCCGATGGGTGGACGCCTGGTGGTGGGCGCCTTTCATTGGCGGGTGTCATTCGAGGTCGCGCTGCGTGCCGTGCAGACATTGCAAGACTACGGCGGTCAAGTATTGCGCCTGCTTGAACAACGGGATCGGGCCGAACAGGAGGAGATGCAACAAAACCATCTGGTGGAACTGGGGGATTACGCGCGCACGGTCCAGGAGCAGAGCATCGCCCAACTGGAAGCGAATGTGTCGGCGTTGCGTCAAAGCCGCGCCACGGTGCAGGAGCGTGCCGACACCTATGCCCGCTGGTATGACGAAAACGTCAGCAAGATGGAATACGAGGTCATGGAAAGTCTGGATTCGGCCAAAAAACTGAACTTTGCGTCAACGGCGCTTCGTTCCCTGGGGGGGGTGTTCGACGCCTTGCCGAACATTTTTGGCGTGGCCAGTGGCGGCCATCGTCCTGGCGCCCTTCCTACCGTCGTGGGTCAAGGCCTGGAACTCGCTGCTGCAATCGTGCAACTGGATGCCGACAAGCAATCCGTCACCGAAAGCTATCGCCTGCGTCGTCGCGAATGGGAGCTGCAACGCAATCAGGCCCTGGCGGAGTTGCTGGCCATCGATGAGCAGATTACCGCGCAACGCATCGCGGTAGACGCGGCCAGGGCGAGCCTCGATCAGACCCTGCGAGCCAATGCCCAGGCGCTGGCGGTTCATGACTTCCTGAAAAAACGCTCGACCAGTGCTGAACTGTTTGGCTGGCTGCTGGGCCAGCTCAAGGCCTTGCACTACCAGGCTCACGACGCAGTGGTCAGTTTGTGCCTGAGTGCCCAGGCCTCCCTGAGTGCTGAAACCGGCGATTACGATTCAGCCGCTACCTTGCCCCAGGTGTGGCTCGAAAACCGTTATGGATTGACGGCCGGGGAGCACTTGCGCGAATTCCTGTTGCGCATGGAACGCAAGCACTTGCAAAGCTACGAGCGACGGCTGGAACGGGTCAAGACCGTTTCCCTGCGGCGATTGTTCGACGACGCCAGCGATCCGCAAGCGCTGCATGCCGACTGGAATGCGGCGCTGGCGAAGTTGCAAGACACCGGTGTTCTGGAGTTCAAGCTGACGCAGTTGCTGTTCGACCGAGAACACCCCGGCGAATACTGCCGGCTGATCAATTCCGTCGAGGTCGATCTGCCGGTGCTGGTCGGTCCTTACGAGGACGTGCGCGCAACCTTGCAGCAGATTGGCAGCATGACCGCCACCAAACCGTCGGCGCATTCGGTCGGGTATTTGCTCATGCCTGAGGACTCGGTAGCGCCGGCCGATGTGCACTTCGACCTGCGCAGCGGGCAGCAGATCGCGCTGTCGGTGGGCATTGCGGACAATGGCATGACGGTCAGCAAACCCGAAGAAGGTTTGCTCAATTCGTTTCAGAACACGGGGGCTGTCTCGCGCTGGCAATTGATTTTCCCCTGGCCCAAGAGAGAGGCGCAAAGCGCGATGCTGGGCTCTTTGACCGATGTCATTGTGCGTATTCGCTACACGGCCAAGGGCGGTGAGCCGAGCTTCAGGCTCGCTGTTGAAAATCTGGTGAGCATAGCCGAAACGCCCGAACTCGAACGTACAGGCAGAGGAGAAAGCGGTCATGCGTGATCCCGCCGTTCAGGCTAATCAGAACCTGGTGGTCAATGGTGATTTCAGCCATGCCATCGACCACTGGAACAAGCACCCGTCCAATACACGAGAGGTCAGCCTGGCCGAGGAATTTTATCAGGGGGAGATGACCCGTTTTCTCAGGGTCGGTAACGGTGCTTCGGTCAGTCAGGTGATCGCGGTTCCCATGGCCGCGAGAACCGACGTCTGGTATGGGCTCAGCTTTCTCTGCGAGGTGCGTTACAGCGGGACGGGCCGGGTGTTGATCGAGATGGTCGACCATCCCGAGAACAATCAGGACATTCCTTTGCTGCTCGGCCAGGCGCGCAACGAGGAAGAAGACCGGGCGCGTCTGCTGAGCGGGCAACCGCTGGAGTTTTTGCCGATCGAGTACGAAGTCCGGCTGACTCTGCCGCTGCAAAGCAATGACCGGATTCGCGTGAGGGTGTTCAGTCCGACGGGGGGAACCGGCGATGTGATGACGTGCATCACCCGTATACACCTGGCCCTGCACTTACCACGGATGGAGTTGCAAACGCTGAAGCTGGATGAGGAGTTGTTGCCGGCGGCCGGTGTCCTGCCGTTGTGCCTGGGGGCCTCCGCCAGTTCGCGGCATCGTCTTGAATGTGTGCCCATGCCGGGACACCCGTGGCTGGGTACCCAGGCAGCCCTGACCCTTGAAAACAATCCGCGAGGCGCCATCCTCGCGCAACCGGACTGGGGCGTCGATCATCCTTTGGAGGCGCCGTGGTCACTCGACTGCCCGTTGCTCGATGACCCAAGCCCGCGTTTGTTGACGATGCAGTTGGTCAATCAATACACCGCCGAGCCTTACCCGATAGAGGTTTCGTTGGGCCATCACCGCCTGGTGTTCCGTGACGTACTGGAGGCAGCCTATTACCCGGTGATGGAACATGGGCAAACGGCGCTGCTGGGGGTTCAGGTGGCGTCTTTCTACACTGGCCAGACACTCGACGCACTCACGGTGAATTGGACAGTGGCCGGGCAGGGCGTCAGAGGCGCCAGCCTGACTGACGAGGATGGCTGGGCATACTTCAAGTATGTGCCGACGACGGCCGGGGACTTCGCCATCGAAGCGACGGTCGCCAGCCTCTATTACGCCAGCGGCATTGTTTCAACAACGCTGGCGGTGCGGGTGCTGGCGACTGATCCGTGGAAGACGTTGCTGTCCGTCGTCGAAGGCATCGAGAAACGCTGGGAGGACACGAATGGCTACCCCAATCGCGGCTCGGGTTATCCGCTCCAGGTACGCCTGACGGCCGACCACCTGTTATCCGGCAGCGAGATGCAGTTGCGCTGGAGTGGCGACTCCGCCGAACAGTTGGGTGTTGTCGTCAGCCCGGCGCTGGAATCGCCGGTGCCGGTCAATGGCCGCGACCTGACTTGGACACTGACCAGCGAGGATCGCCTCGACGGCCGGTTCGAACTATCGCTGGTTTGCTCGAAGCTGTTGTTGCCGTCACCGAAAAAAACCATGTCGCTGGCACGCAATCTGGTCCGTATCGGCGAGGTACGCGAGGCCAACAGGTTTCCGGTGGTGGACGAAAACGAAAACGTGCTGCTGCGGATTCAGGTCGTGCATGTGCTGGTCAGCGGCGATGGCGACCCTGTCTTCAATGCGCTGGTTGACTGGATCACCCCCGAGGGCCCGCTGCCGACTGTCGTCACCGGGGCCGGTGGTTGGGCCAGTTTGCTGTATACGCCGAAAAGTGCCGGGAATTGGGTTGTCACCGCCCGTGTCAGGGCGCACGAAGAGGCTGTGGCGGTTGAACGTAACTTTGATGTCAGAGCCCTGGCCTCCAGTCCGTGGAAGAGTGAGGTCAGGATCCTGCTCGACAACGTCGAGGTCGATCGTCTGGTGCTGGGCGTGCTTTGCTGGCGTGGCCGCGCTCACACGTTGAAAGTCGAGCCACTGCCCGGCAGCACCTTGATCGGCCAACCCGTGACGTTGAACTGGCGGGGTACACCTCCGGCCATCGGGCTGGAGGCAAGCGACATCGGAACACCCAGAAACCTGACTGCCGCAGGGCTGGAATGGACGTTTACGTCTGCGCTCGGGACCAGTCTAAGCAGCCTGTTCGAACTGAAATTGAGCAGCCCACGGCTGTCATTGGATCGGGAATTGTTTGGGCGTCTGGTCGCCCCCGACCTGGCCCAGGAAGCTAGCCTGACACTGGATCAGGTTTCAGTGGTACCCGGCGATCAGGCACTGTATCCGTGCCTGGGGGCCGTGCACCGTTTCAGTTTATTGCCTAATGCGCTGAGTCCGCTGGTGGGGCTTTCGACGACGTTGTCGTGGACGGGAGCGTTGCCTGAACAGTTGGGCGCGAGCATCGATCCGCCCTTGGCGCAGTCGCAGGTGATCGACGACGGCGGTGCACGCTGGTCCCTGGACTTCACCGCCAGCCCCGCGCCGGGAACGTTTGCCCTGGCGCTGAAACTGCCGCAGTTGGGTCTGGATTCGGCCGCGACCTCGATGATTTTGGCGCACAACAAAGTCAG contains:
- a CDS encoding neuraminidase-like domain-containing protein, which encodes MAQHNIDDLLEKRRSALVEYCIGQVSKTGDGQYRFLRTPGDLFELLRLDPLDNYPVQSSWVAEAISCAQQFIHAVYRQLEPGYGQTPLSPEAQQNWERNLQLWKLYSNYPDWVAVTKIRCYPENYITPFVRQRKTNLFKALENDLNQTRLNSDSVQRALQNYLQGFEQICNLDVLSSYMDGATPMHADYYFIGRQRVPPFQYFWRKAEIELSPGGTAINPVAWGEWQAVEIGTGDRVLDIRPVFWGGRLCVLWAQLRDQVVEVLGDETIVRLPYKLEINLAFMTQNGQWSAPLNLHSSEPEKDLSTNARLIATIAVDERQPKGMLGVLLTSYNVYAMRDVLMRPVPEDDGTWLNYLASRRFTSTLIVQHPLFAKNQPKVTATVEAAGSLTSYYGLQVLFISGSAEDRLLVRGVCKSTPLTPANALFTLTLLNGASGDPRPVTLSASTAGGWSTAWMELTRTAGGFASDAQFTLGGTAPYGTNRFVLTMSGLPRFVPAALEKNIANAAQFIAFRQPGTLTHARLNSLFGPELVQRAHVSVDAVLDWDTQFLPEPRPDSAPLDEPNGAYDGANGLYFWELSFHLPHLVATRLRTEDRYQEAQDWLHYLFDPRAPAGEVSVPPEDTDKPAYWRCRPIISDGNLGCETQMPADPDAIGYSAPQHLRILVFTEYVKNLIAWGDWYYRQLTRDSLVAAKLCYVQAEFLMGKPPVARAVTAWEPLTVAQLLESSSTRPALEKFEKTLEVSLGDIPPSAPASPLLGLLANEPFKLPINEQLLELYDLPGRRLNNLRNNLTLDGKPLNTPLFSPPTDPNQLLRTLAAGGVGGPRPMGGRLVVGAFHWRVSFEVALRAVQTLQDYGGQVLRLLEQRDRAEQEEMQQNHLVELGDYARTVQEQSIAQLEANVSALRQSRATVQERADTYARWYDENVSKMEYEVMESLDSAKKLNFASTALRSLGGVFDALPNIFGVASGGHRPGALPTVVGQGLELAAAIVQLDADKQSVTESYRLRRREWELQRNQALAELLAIDEQITAQRIAVDAARASLDQTLRANAQALAVHDFLKKRSTSAELFGWLLGQLKALHYQAHDAVVSLCLSAQASLSAETGDYDSAATLPQVWLENRYGLTAGEHLREFLLRMERKHLQSYERRLERVKTVSLRRLFDDASDPQALHADWNAALAKLQDTGVLEFKLTQLLFDREHPGEYCRLINSVEVDLPVLVGPYEDVRATLQQIGSMTATKPSAHSVGYLLMPEDSVAPADVHFDLRSGQQIALSVGIADNGMTVSKPEEGLLNSFQNTGAVSRWQLIFPWPKREAQSAMLGSLTDVIVRIRYTAKGGEPSFRLAVENLVSIAETPELERTGRGESGHA
- a CDS encoding Ig-like domain-containing protein; its protein translation is MRDPAVQANQNLVVNGDFSHAIDHWNKHPSNTREVSLAEEFYQGEMTRFLRVGNGASVSQVIAVPMAARTDVWYGLSFLCEVRYSGTGRVLIEMVDHPENNQDIPLLLGQARNEEEDRARLLSGQPLEFLPIEYEVRLTLPLQSNDRIRVRVFSPTGGTGDVMTCITRIHLALHLPRMELQTLKLDEELLPAAGVLPLCLGASASSRHRLECVPMPGHPWLGTQAALTLENNPRGAILAQPDWGVDHPLEAPWSLDCPLLDDPSPRLLTMQLVNQYTAEPYPIEVSLGHHRLVFRDVLEAAYYPVMEHGQTALLGVQVASFYTGQTLDALTVNWTVAGQGVRGASLTDEDGWAYFKYVPTTAGDFAIEATVASLYYASGIVSTTLAVRVLATDPWKTLLSVVEGIEKRWEDTNGYPNRGSGYPLQVRLTADHLLSGSEMQLRWSGDSAEQLGVVVSPALESPVPVNGRDLTWTLTSEDRLDGRFELSLVCSKLLLPSPKKTMSLARNLVRIGEVREANRFPVVDENENVLLRIQVVHVLVSGDGDPVFNALVDWITPEGPLPTVVTGAGGWASLLYTPKSAGNWVVTARVRAHEEAVAVERNFDVRALASSPWKSEVRILLDNVEVDRLVLGVLCWRGRAHTLKVEPLPGSTLIGQPVTLNWRGTPPAIGLEASDIGTPRNLTAAGLEWTFTSALGTSLSSLFELKLSSPRLSLDRELFGRLVAPDLAQEASLTLDQVSVVPGDQALYPCLGAVHRFSLLPNALSPLVGLSTTLSWTGALPEQLGASIDPPLAQSQVIDDGGARWSLDFTASPAPGTFALALKLPQLGLDSAATSMILAHNKVRIEAWREAAVDPVVGQEPAWAWIQVFSHFTGLAVEQVPVTWLAGEQSAETKTDAKGWTGFGLVPTAVRQQVVEAVLVSPYDGYEDKRSMMVTVLTSDPWEGVTISFDGQPPQPWGSKTCFPRRKGNHLIEIMAADNSPLFDQDLVLGLTGTGPAELGIRFDPINALGTARWFSSSGLRYGFVVGDVKDGAFALRLAASRLARLSLANAMSLGSGVQVVKFKVDNHVTQTLDWGQTLFEQVTVVSSVSGKSMAGLPVTWRNSDLGTVISVTDYYGVAKISFIPTQPGPAQLTATVGDTLYSESITSGFTLNEPRKIVELINVGGTEHDSARVRVKVASSRTGEPLQDVKVMWELNGSRLPFGETDADGFAWLDFVTAAGEESVVVAMVEGGEAGWDMALLGLNLTTMPVIESLICDRTQSFTGYRVTARALVLESDSTNPLPGIEINWRFAGQALPVSTSDVSGIARITFETRDVGEFDLVASLASGLPGTQTQRISVESLPAVLLRGIYAVPAIVQVGRPSDVKIQVVGLTAPVAGILVRWSVDGSEREQTYSNDQGWAPFRFVSSVAGTFAIAAAVENPVGTVSMSMTVRVINS